One genomic segment of Pseudomonas chlororaphis subsp. aurantiaca includes these proteins:
- a CDS encoding amino acid ABC transporter permease, with protein MASSGLELLWVSLPQLGKGAAQTLSISLLSIAFSTVGGVLYGVLRTLDHKWLNAVLRIYLELFRAIPVLVWLYLLFFGFPIFFGISIPSFTCAVLVLSLWGASEVGEVVRGALHSLPRGQREAGLSIGLSDPQLYGYVLLPQALKRMTPPTINVYTRIIKTSSLAVLIGVVDVIKVGQQIIERTYESVLIYGALFLFFFFICYPLSAASRVLERRWTQA; from the coding sequence ATGGCCAGTTCGGGTCTTGAACTGCTCTGGGTGTCCTTGCCGCAACTGGGCAAGGGCGCCGCGCAGACCTTGTCGATTTCCCTGCTGAGCATCGCCTTCAGCACCGTCGGCGGCGTGCTCTACGGCGTGCTGCGGACCCTCGACCACAAATGGTTGAACGCCGTGCTGCGCATCTACCTGGAGCTGTTCCGGGCGATCCCGGTGCTGGTCTGGCTGTACCTGCTGTTCTTCGGTTTCCCGATCTTCTTCGGCATCAGCATTCCCAGCTTCACCTGCGCGGTGCTGGTGCTGTCGCTGTGGGGCGCCAGCGAAGTCGGCGAGGTGGTGCGCGGCGCCCTGCATTCGCTGCCCCGTGGCCAGCGCGAGGCAGGGCTGTCGATCGGCCTGTCCGACCCGCAGCTGTACGGCTACGTGCTGCTACCCCAGGCGCTGAAGCGCATGACGCCGCCGACCATCAACGTCTACACGCGGATCATCAAGACCAGCTCGCTGGCGGTGCTGATCGGCGTGGTGGACGTGATCAAGGTCGGCCAGCAGATCATCGAGCGCACCTACGAGTCGGTGCTGATCTACGGCGCCCTGTTCCTGTTTTTCTTCTTTATCTGCTACCCGCTGTCGGCCGCCTCGCGCGTGCTGGAGCGGCGCTGGACGCAAGCATGA
- a CDS encoding energy transducer TonB, which translates to MGNVQIAASAHEVLWRQAPSGDLVDLGRPHRLPLGQLRLQKAPKAGLRRREAIALGVIALLLHGAVIYWISQKPTPVLPIVPPEIPPMTIEFSRPAPPVVEPTPPQPVQPVVEPPPPVEDELAVKPPPPKPISKPKLQTKPKPLPKPEPKPAPKPVQQQPVPPQPAAPVAAPAPPAPPAPAPVTPASANAAYLKNPAPEYPSLAQRRGWEGTVLLRVHVLASGKPGEIQIQKSSGRQQLDDAALSAVKRWSFVPAKQGDVAQDGWVSVPIDFKIH; encoded by the coding sequence ATGGGCAATGTCCAGATCGCCGCCAGTGCACATGAGGTGCTGTGGCGCCAGGCGCCGAGCGGCGATTTGGTCGACCTCGGCCGGCCGCATCGCTTGCCGTTGGGCCAGTTGCGTCTGCAGAAGGCACCCAAGGCCGGGCTGCGGCGGCGCGAGGCGATTGCGCTCGGGGTGATTGCCCTGCTGTTGCACGGTGCGGTGATCTACTGGATCAGCCAGAAGCCGACCCCGGTATTGCCGATCGTGCCGCCGGAAATTCCACCGATGACCATCGAGTTTTCCCGGCCGGCGCCGCCGGTGGTCGAACCGACGCCACCGCAACCGGTACAGCCGGTGGTGGAGCCACCGCCGCCGGTGGAGGACGAACTGGCGGTCAAGCCGCCACCGCCCAAGCCGATTTCCAAACCCAAACTGCAGACCAAGCCGAAACCGCTCCCCAAGCCTGAGCCCAAGCCGGCGCCGAAACCGGTCCAGCAACAACCCGTGCCGCCACAACCGGCCGCGCCTGTCGCCGCTCCGGCACCGCCCGCGCCACCGGCCCCGGCGCCCGTGACCCCGGCTTCGGCGAATGCCGCGTACCTGAAGAACCCGGCGCCGGAATATCCGTCGCTGGCCCAGCGTCGCGGTTGGGAAGGCACGGTATTGCTGCGGGTGCATGTACTGGCCAGCGGCAAGCCCGGCGAGATCCAGATTCAGAAAAGCAGCGGTCGCCAGCAACTCGACGACGCGGCGTTATCGGCAGTCAAGCGCTGGAGCTTCGTGCCGGCCAAGCAGGGTGATGTCGCCCAGGACGGCTGGGTCAGCGTGCCCATCGATTTCAAGATTCATTGA
- a CDS encoding MotA/TolQ/ExbB proton channel family protein, producing MSLLASPLESIESAVIWLLVVFSVATWGLALLKGAQFARLKAQDRKFHKQFWAASSLDSAAELSETRPGAAARVAQAGYAAIQVGDTAHAADLSQAINHQDRLERALRQQIVRERRSLETGLAVVASIGSTSPFIGLFGTVWGIMEALKGISAAGSASLETVAGPIGAALVATGVGIAVAVPAVLVYNYFLRRLKLTAADLDDFAHDFYSLAQKSSFRVLIHPTAHKAAAQGSAQKVKEAS from the coding sequence ATGAGTTTATTGGCATCTCCACTCGAATCCATCGAAAGCGCGGTGATCTGGCTGCTGGTGGTGTTTTCCGTGGCCACCTGGGGCCTGGCCCTGCTCAAGGGCGCGCAGTTCGCCCGCCTCAAGGCCCAGGATCGCAAGTTCCACAAACAGTTCTGGGCCGCCTCCAGCCTCGACTCGGCGGCCGAGCTCAGCGAAACCCGGCCCGGTGCCGCCGCTCGCGTGGCCCAGGCCGGTTATGCGGCGATCCAGGTCGGCGACACCGCGCACGCGGCGGACCTGAGCCAGGCCATCAATCATCAGGATCGCCTGGAGCGCGCCCTGCGCCAGCAGATCGTCCGTGAGCGGCGTTCGCTGGAAACCGGCCTGGCGGTGGTCGCCAGTATCGGCAGCACCTCGCCCTTCATCGGCCTGTTCGGCACCGTGTGGGGGATCATGGAAGCCCTGAAAGGCATCAGCGCGGCGGGCTCGGCGAGCCTGGAAACCGTGGCCGGGCCGATCGGCGCGGCACTGGTCGCCACCGGCGTGGGGATCGCCGTCGCGGTACCGGCGGTGCTGGTTTACAACTACTTCCTGCGGCGCCTGAAGCTGACCGCCGCTGACCTGGATGACTTCGCCCATGACTTCTACAGCCTGGCGCAGAAGAGTTCGTTCCGCGTGCTGATCCACCCGACCGCGCACAAGGCCGCGGCCCAGGGCAGCGCACAGAAAGTGAAGGAGGCGTCCTGA
- a CDS encoding alpha/beta hydrolase: MRNESIRYLIVPGWQGSPEDHWQSHWQNSLPNSARVEQADWLTPRREDWVAALAEAIAADSTPVILIAHSLGCITVAHWAAHAPVSALRQVRGALLVAPADVERPACAPALRNFAPIPSDLLPFPSQIVSSDNDSAISAPRALELARNWGAEAGILSGAGHINVKSGHQRWEQGFAYLYRLQNRMEQHSLRRA; this comes from the coding sequence ATGCGCAACGAATCAATTCGCTACCTGATTGTGCCGGGCTGGCAAGGATCGCCAGAAGATCATTGGCAAAGCCACTGGCAGAACAGCCTGCCGAACAGTGCGCGGGTGGAGCAGGCCGACTGGCTGACGCCCCGGCGCGAAGACTGGGTCGCGGCGCTGGCCGAGGCGATTGCCGCCGACAGCACGCCGGTGATCCTGATTGCCCACAGCCTGGGCTGCATCACCGTCGCGCACTGGGCCGCCCATGCGCCGGTCAGTGCCTTGCGCCAGGTGCGCGGTGCGTTGCTGGTGGCGCCGGCGGATGTCGAGCGTCCGGCCTGCGCGCCGGCGCTGCGCAATTTCGCGCCGATCCCCAGCGACCTGTTGCCGTTCCCGAGCCAGATTGTCAGCTCCGACAACGACAGCGCCATCAGCGCGCCGCGTGCCTTGGAACTGGCCCGCAACTGGGGCGCCGAGGCGGGGATCCTGTCCGGTGCCGGGCATATCAACGTCAAGTCCGGACACCAGCGCTGGGAGCAGGGTTTTGCGTATCTCTACCGCCTGCAAAACCGCATGGAACAGCATTCCCTGCGCCGCGCCTGA
- a CDS encoding amino acid ABC transporter permease — MTLDYAFILSTLPAFLKAVGVTLQVGLIAIATSLLVALINATILVFRTPYLQRLIGLYVELARNTPLLIQLFFVYFALPALGLKISGFAAAIITMTFLGGAYLTEVLRAGVEAVPTAQLESGRSIGLSHWQLLRHVILPQAGILSLPSLFANFIFLLKETTVVSAVAVPEILYTTKSYIALYYKTYEMLAVLTLICVLLFLPLSLLLSRLERRLQHGQFGS; from the coding sequence ATGACCCTCGACTACGCCTTTATCCTCAGTACGTTGCCGGCCTTCCTCAAGGCCGTGGGCGTGACCTTGCAGGTCGGCCTGATCGCCATCGCCACCTCCCTGCTGGTGGCCCTGATCAACGCTACGATCCTGGTGTTCCGCACCCCCTACCTGCAGCGCCTGATCGGGCTGTACGTGGAGCTGGCGCGCAACACTCCGCTGCTGATCCAGCTGTTCTTCGTCTACTTCGCCCTGCCGGCGCTGGGATTGAAGATTTCCGGGTTCGCCGCGGCGATCATCACCATGACCTTTCTCGGCGGCGCCTACCTCACCGAGGTGCTGCGCGCCGGCGTCGAAGCGGTGCCGACGGCCCAGCTGGAGTCGGGCCGCTCCATCGGCCTGTCGCACTGGCAGCTGCTGCGCCATGTGATCCTGCCGCAAGCCGGGATCCTCAGCCTGCCGTCGCTGTTCGCCAATTTCATCTTCCTGCTCAAGGAGACCACCGTGGTCTCGGCGGTGGCGGTGCCGGAGATTCTCTACACCACCAAGAGCTACATCGCCCTCTACTACAAGACCTACGAAATGCTCGCCGTGCTCACGCTGATCTGCGTGTTGCTGTTCTTGCCGCTATCGCTGTTGCTCAGCCGTCTGGAAAGGAGGTTGCAGCATGGCCAGTTCGGGTCTTGA
- a CDS encoding MetQ/NlpA family ABC transporter substrate-binding protein, producing the protein MKKVLLFTALAAALTAGLAQAGEKLVVAATPVPHAEILELIKPTLAKEGVDLEIKVFTDYVQPNVQVDQKRLDANYFQTLPYLKSFNEGKGTNLVTVIGVHVEPFGGYSKKVKTLAELKDGATIAIPNEGSNSGRALILLQKAGLIELKDPKNALATPKDIARNPHNFKFKELESALLPRVLDQVDLDMINTNYALEAGLNPAKDALVIEGADSPYVNFLVSRPDNKDSAAIQKLAKALTSPQVKEFIAKKYSGAVLPAF; encoded by the coding sequence ATGAAAAAGGTTCTGTTGTTCACCGCACTGGCGGCTGCCCTGACTGCCGGTCTGGCCCAGGCTGGCGAGAAACTGGTGGTGGCGGCCACGCCGGTGCCGCACGCCGAGATCCTCGAGCTGATCAAGCCGACCCTGGCCAAGGAAGGCGTGGACCTGGAAATCAAAGTCTTCACCGATTACGTGCAGCCCAACGTGCAGGTCGATCAGAAGCGTCTGGACGCCAACTACTTCCAGACCCTGCCGTACCTGAAGAGCTTCAACGAAGGCAAAGGCACCAACCTGGTGACCGTGATCGGCGTGCACGTCGAACCTTTCGGCGGCTACTCGAAGAAAGTCAAAACCCTGGCCGAGCTGAAAGACGGCGCGACCATCGCCATTCCGAACGAAGGCAGCAACAGCGGCCGCGCCCTGATCCTGCTGCAGAAGGCCGGCCTGATCGAACTCAAGGACCCGAAAAACGCCCTGGCGACCCCGAAAGACATCGCCAGGAACCCGCACAACTTCAAGTTCAAGGAGCTGGAATCGGCCCTGCTGCCGCGCGTGCTGGACCAGGTCGACCTGGACATGATCAACACCAACTACGCCCTGGAAGCCGGCCTGAACCCGGCCAAGGATGCGCTGGTGATCGAGGGTGCCGATTCGCCGTACGTGAACTTCCTGGTGTCCCGCCCGGACAACAAGGACAGCGCCGCCATCCAGAAACTGGCTAAGGCCCTGACCAGCCCACAAGTGAAAGAATTCATCGCGAAGAAATATAGCGGCGCGGTATTGCCGGCCTTCTGA
- a CDS encoding sigma 54-interacting transcriptional regulator, whose protein sequence is MSLHESFGQPLLTFPDAEKSPLSIRAKALVFVDPRSRQLRQELEQLAPRAISVLIRGETGSGKELLARHIHRASDRSGLFVSVNCGAISPTYADAELFGYAGGAFSGSASSRAGWFGSANGGTLYLDEIGDLPLPIQIKLLSALENHEVTRVGAHQPSPVDVRLVAATSIDLAQAVAAGKFHERLYHYLGEGHLELPALRERVGDILSLAEYFLGIYSQRLDLPVPLISEAAQQVLEQHSWPGNTRELENVIHFALLVSSGEEILPEHLNLPPQLSRLERVDQQLKGLIADGSAAELQALKHLLKQHGVI, encoded by the coding sequence ATGAGTCTGCATGAGTCTTTCGGTCAGCCGCTGCTGACCTTTCCCGATGCTGAAAAAAGCCCGTTGAGCATCCGCGCCAAGGCGCTGGTGTTCGTCGATCCTCGTTCGCGGCAGTTGCGCCAGGAGCTGGAACAGCTGGCGCCGCGGGCGATCTCGGTGTTGATCCGCGGTGAAACCGGCAGCGGCAAGGAGCTGCTGGCCCGGCATATCCACCGTGCCAGCGACCGCAGCGGCCTGTTCGTCTCGGTCAACTGCGGGGCCATCAGCCCGACCTACGCCGACGCCGAACTGTTCGGTTATGCCGGAGGCGCCTTCAGCGGTTCGGCCAGCAGCCGCGCCGGCTGGTTCGGCTCGGCCAACGGCGGCACCCTGTACCTGGACGAGATCGGCGACTTGCCGTTGCCGATCCAGATCAAGCTGCTCTCGGCCCTGGAGAATCATGAGGTGACCCGGGTCGGCGCCCATCAGCCGAGCCCGGTGGATGTGCGCCTGGTGGCGGCCACCAGCATCGACCTGGCCCAGGCGGTGGCGGCGGGCAAGTTCCATGAGCGGCTGTATCACTACCTGGGCGAGGGCCACCTGGAGCTGCCGGCGCTGCGCGAGCGGGTCGGCGACATCCTGTCGTTGGCCGAGTATTTCCTCGGCATCTACAGCCAGCGCCTCGACCTGCCGGTACCGCTGATCAGCGAAGCCGCCCAGCAGGTGCTGGAGCAGCACAGCTGGCCGGGCAACACCCGCGAGCTGGAGAACGTCATTCACTTTGCCCTGCTGGTCAGCAGTGGCGAGGAGATCCTGCCGGAGCACCTGAACCTGCCGCCGCAGCTGTCGCGGCTGGAGCGGGTGGACCAGCAACTGAAGGGCCTGATCGCAGACGGTTCCGCCGCCGAGTTGCAGGCGCTGAAACACCTGCTCAAGCAACACGGCGTGATCTGA
- a CDS encoding ExbD/TolR family protein, with protein MAFSTQDSDEVLSEINVTPLVDVMLVLLVVFIVTAPLLTNAIPINLPKTEAVAPVEQKDPLVVSIDGAGKLFINKDEIQPDLLETNLQAAKAKDPEVRVQLQADDGVNYGEVARAMASIERAGITKLSVITAR; from the coding sequence ATGGCCTTCTCGACCCAGGACAGTGATGAGGTGCTGAGCGAGATCAACGTCACGCCGCTGGTGGACGTGATGCTGGTACTGCTGGTGGTGTTCATCGTCACCGCGCCGCTGCTGACCAACGCGATCCCTATCAACCTGCCCAAGACCGAGGCCGTGGCCCCGGTGGAGCAGAAGGACCCGCTGGTGGTGAGCATCGACGGCGCCGGCAAACTCTTTATCAATAAGGATGAGATCCAGCCGGACCTTTTGGAAACCAATCTTCAGGCGGCCAAGGCCAAGGACCCGGAAGTGCGCGTGCAGTTGCAGGCGGACGACGGCGTCAACTACGGCGAAGTGGCCCGTGCCATGGCCTCCATCGAGCGTGCCGGTATCACCAAGCTGTCGGTGATCACCGCGCGCTGA
- a CDS encoding transporter substrate-binding domain-containing protein, which translates to MKTAKSSLLILPLFGLALLAGCDKTTEAPKPAASASAAPAAGYLDKIKARDKLIVGVFTDKPPFGFVDETDRYVGFDTDIGRQFAKDLLGDENKVEFVAVEPASRIPFLQSDKVDLILANMTVTPERKEAVEFTNPNLKVAVQALVPNGSEVKNLDDLASRTTIVTTGTTADIWLTKNHPDWKLLKFEKNSESLQALANGRGDAYAQDNLILFSWSKQNPGYRVLPQTLGEQAPIAPAVKKGNIELRDWVNAELAKLGEDKYLLKLYDQYVRKELSDDTKPESVIVEGGKWQG; encoded by the coding sequence ATGAAAACTGCCAAGTCTTCGCTACTGATACTCCCGCTGTTCGGCCTTGCCTTGCTGGCCGGCTGCGATAAAACCACCGAGGCGCCCAAGCCCGCGGCCAGCGCCAGCGCTGCCCCGGCGGCCGGTTACCTGGACAAGATCAAGGCCCGCGACAAGCTGATCGTCGGCGTATTCACCGACAAGCCGCCGTTCGGTTTCGTCGACGAGACCGACCGTTACGTGGGCTTCGATACCGATATCGGGCGGCAATTCGCCAAGGACCTGCTGGGCGACGAGAACAAGGTGGAATTCGTCGCGGTGGAGCCGGCCAGCCGCATTCCGTTCCTGCAGAGCGACAAGGTCGACCTGATCCTGGCCAACATGACCGTCACCCCGGAGCGCAAGGAAGCGGTGGAGTTCACCAACCCCAACCTCAAGGTCGCGGTGCAGGCCCTGGTGCCTAACGGCAGCGAAGTGAAGAACCTGGATGACCTGGCGAGTCGCACCACCATCGTCACCACCGGCACCACCGCCGATATCTGGCTGACCAAGAACCACCCGGACTGGAAACTGCTGAAGTTCGAGAAGAACTCCGAGTCCCTGCAAGCCCTGGCCAACGGCCGCGGCGATGCCTATGCCCAGGACAACCTGATCCTGTTCAGTTGGTCCAAGCAAAACCCGGGCTACCGCGTACTGCCGCAGACCCTGGGGGAACAGGCGCCGATCGCGCCGGCGGTGAAGAAGGGCAATATCGAACTGCGTGACTGGGTCAACGCCGAACTGGCCAAGCTGGGCGAGGACAAGTACCTGCTCAAGCTCTACGACCAGTACGTGCGCAAGGAACTGAGCGACGACACCAAGCCGGAAAGCGTGATTGTCGAAGGCGGCAAGTGGCAGGGGTGA
- a CDS encoding amino acid ABC transporter ATP-binding protein, giving the protein MSALIEFQGFNKFFGEQQVLKDIDLKVAQGEVVVILGPSGCGKSTLLRCLNGLEKAHGGHLRFAGRELLDKATDWRQVRQDIGMVFQSYHLFPHMSVLDNLLLGPLRVQKRDRREARAQAEALLERVGLLDKRDAFPRQLSGGQQQRIAIVRSLCMNPQVMLFDEVTAALDPEMVKEVLQVIQGLARDGMTLLIVTHEMAFARAVADRIVFMDAGRILEQHPPETFFTNPRTARAQQFLEKFSFVEALPKKAPTKELELL; this is encoded by the coding sequence ATGAGCGCACTGATCGAGTTCCAGGGTTTCAACAAGTTTTTCGGCGAGCAGCAGGTGCTCAAGGACATCGACCTCAAGGTCGCCCAGGGCGAGGTGGTGGTGATTCTCGGCCCCAGCGGCTGCGGCAAGTCCACCTTGCTGCGCTGCCTCAACGGCCTGGAAAAGGCCCACGGCGGCCACCTGAGATTCGCCGGCCGCGAGCTGCTGGACAAGGCCACCGACTGGCGCCAGGTGCGCCAGGACATCGGCATGGTGTTCCAGAGTTACCACCTGTTCCCGCACATGAGCGTGCTCGACAACCTCCTGCTCGGCCCGCTCAGGGTACAGAAACGCGACCGTCGCGAAGCCCGCGCCCAGGCCGAGGCGCTGCTGGAACGGGTGGGCCTTCTGGACAAGCGCGATGCCTTCCCGCGCCAGCTCTCCGGCGGCCAGCAGCAACGTATCGCCATCGTCCGTTCGTTGTGCATGAACCCGCAGGTGATGCTGTTCGACGAGGTCACCGCGGCGCTGGACCCGGAGATGGTCAAGGAAGTGCTGCAAGTGATCCAGGGCCTGGCCCGGGACGGCATGACCCTGCTGATCGTCACCCACGAAATGGCCTTCGCCCGCGCGGTGGCCGACCGCATCGTGTTCATGGATGCCGGGCGCATCCTCGAACAGCACCCTCCCGAGACCTTCTTTACGAACCCGCGGACCGCACGAGCGCAGCAGTTCCTGGAGAAATTCTCCTTCGTTGAAGCATTGCCAAAAAAAGCACCTACAAAGGAACTGGAGCTCTTATGA
- a CDS encoding LysR family transcriptional regulator, with amino-acid sequence MFDPVLLRSFVAVVDCANFTRAAERLHLTQSTVSQQVRRLEESLDCQLLDRDQRRVVATAEGERLLGYARRILALNEEASDVLLHQQSEGVLRLGVPEDFAAERLMPLLSRFGQDHPGVRLEVTSGLGPELTRFYRRGEFDLLLVKQMGASDDCLASWPEPLCWVDSRATPAFGRDPLPLVAFPVGGLYRHEMLHHLEVGGWRWRIGYSSASLASVCSAVAAGLGISLLPVRVVTAGHRVLDGASGLPDIQGVRLALYGRSGLSRAGKALENQLLALCESQALKV; translated from the coding sequence ATGTTCGATCCTGTGCTGCTGCGCAGCTTTGTCGCTGTCGTTGACTGCGCCAACTTCACCCGCGCCGCCGAGCGCCTGCACCTCACCCAGTCCACCGTCAGCCAGCAGGTGCGGCGGCTGGAGGAGAGCCTGGACTGCCAGTTGCTCGATCGCGACCAGCGTCGGGTGGTGGCCACCGCCGAGGGCGAGCGTCTGCTGGGCTATGCGCGGCGCATCCTGGCCCTCAACGAAGAGGCCAGCGATGTCTTGCTGCACCAGCAGAGCGAAGGTGTGCTGCGCCTCGGGGTGCCGGAAGACTTCGCCGCCGAGCGGTTGATGCCGTTGTTGTCGCGCTTCGGCCAGGACCATCCCGGCGTGCGCCTGGAGGTCACCAGCGGGCTGGGCCCGGAATTGACCCGGTTCTATCGACGCGGCGAATTCGACCTGTTGCTGGTCAAGCAGATGGGCGCCAGCGACGACTGCCTGGCGTCCTGGCCGGAACCCCTGTGCTGGGTCGACAGCCGCGCCACCCCAGCCTTTGGCCGCGATCCATTGCCGCTGGTGGCCTTCCCGGTGGGTGGGCTGTATCGCCATGAAATGCTCCACCATCTCGAAGTCGGTGGCTGGCGCTGGCGCATCGGTTACTCCAGCGCCAGCCTGGCCAGCGTTTGCTCGGCGGTGGCCGCAGGCTTGGGCATCAGCCTGCTGCCGGTGCGGGTGGTGACCGCCGGGCACCGCGTGCTCGATGGCGCAAGCGGCTTGCCGGACATCCAGGGCGTGCGCCTGGCGCTGTACGGCCGCAGCGGCTTGAGCCGCGCTGGCAAGGCCCTGGAGAACCAGTTGCTGGCGCTGTGCGAGAGCCAGGCACTGAAGGTCTGA
- a CDS encoding AAA family ATPase, with translation MLKTLAVANYRSINKLVIPLERLNLITGPNGSGKSNLYKALRLLAETAQGGVVNALASEGGLESTFWAGPEQISRRMSRGEVAIQGGPRKTVKRLQLGFTGEDFGYSIGLGLPDSSGHFMLPGHSVPIPSRFTLDPRIKRESIWSGPMYRPASVLVDRQGPMVRARQGRQWEVLAQHTSSGDSLFDQVGNLRSSPEVLHLREQIRGWRFYDHLRTDSQAPARRPQLGTRTPVLHHDGRDLAAALQTIIEVGDQQALRETISDAFPGSRLEIDAVPGGLFGVQFHQDGLLRPLSAAELSDGTLRYLLLVAALLTPRPPTLMVLNEPETSLHPDLLPALARLIIRASRQCQVWVVSHASRLIAALQQDPQCNAIVLEKHFGQTEIVGQGMLDEPAWYWPD, from the coding sequence ATGCTCAAGACCCTGGCAGTGGCCAATTACCGTTCGATCAACAAACTGGTGATTCCGCTGGAGCGGCTGAACCTGATCACCGGTCCCAACGGCAGCGGCAAGTCCAACCTGTACAAGGCCCTGCGCCTGCTGGCGGAAACCGCCCAGGGCGGGGTGGTCAACGCGCTGGCCAGCGAAGGCGGCCTGGAATCGACCTTCTGGGCCGGGCCGGAACAGATCAGCCGGCGCATGAGCCGTGGCGAAGTGGCGATCCAGGGCGGCCCCCGGAAAACCGTCAAGCGCTTGCAGCTGGGCTTTACCGGCGAGGACTTCGGTTATTCGATCGGACTGGGGCTGCCGGACTCCAGCGGCCATTTCATGCTGCCCGGGCATAGCGTGCCAATTCCGTCGCGCTTCACCCTCGACCCGCGGATCAAGCGCGAGAGCATCTGGAGCGGGCCGATGTATCGCCCGGCCAGCGTGTTGGTGGATCGCCAAGGCCCCATGGTGCGGGCCCGCCAGGGGCGGCAGTGGGAAGTGCTGGCGCAGCACACCTCCAGCGGCGACAGCCTGTTCGACCAGGTCGGCAACCTGCGTTCGTCGCCCGAAGTCCTGCATTTGCGCGAGCAGATTCGTGGCTGGCGTTTCTACGATCACTTGCGCACCGACAGCCAGGCCCCCGCGCGCCGGCCGCAGCTGGGCACCCGCACGCCGGTGCTGCACCACGACGGCCGCGACCTGGCGGCGGCGTTGCAGACCATCATCGAAGTGGGCGATCAGCAGGCGCTGCGCGAGACCATCAGCGACGCCTTTCCCGGGTCGCGGCTGGAGATCGATGCGGTGCCGGGCGGGCTGTTCGGCGTGCAGTTCCATCAGGACGGTTTGCTGCGGCCGCTGTCGGCGGCGGAGCTGTCGGACGGCACCCTGCGTTACCTGCTGCTGGTCGCCGCCCTGCTGACGCCACGGCCACCGACGCTGATGGTGCTCAACGAACCGGAAACCAGCCTGCACCCGGACCTGCTGCCGGCCTTGGCGCGCCTGATCATCCGGGCTTCGCGGCAGTGCCAGGTGTGGGTAGTGTCCCATGCCAGCCGGCTGATCGCGGCGTTGCAGCAGGACCCGCAATGCAACGCCATCGTGCTGGAGAAGCATTTCGGCCAGACCGAAATCGTCGGCCAGGGCATGCTCGACGAGCCGGCGTGGTATTGGCCGGATTGA
- a CDS encoding efflux RND transporter periplasmic adaptor subunit, whose protein sequence is MAGLESKWIVGLTLAALLSGCGAEKPTEKERPRVRVQHVQPRDFAAQVTLTGDVQARVQTELSFRVGGKIIQRLVDVGDRVTARQVLARLDPKDLQTNVDSAAASVFAEQARVKQTSAAFVRQQKLLPKGYTSQSEYDAAQAALRSSQSALSAAQAQLANAREQLSYTALIADAPGVITARQAEVGQVVQATVPIYSLARDGERDAVFNVYESLLVAPPKEGAITVSLLDNPNIKTTGKVREVTPVVSAQSGTVQVKVALDGLPAGMDLGSVVSASVHAAGQASVELPWAALTKNLNEPAVWLVGEDGKTSLHSVTVGRYQTGKVIISDGLKGGEKVVIAGGQLLHPGMLVEIVPETGAQGAQP, encoded by the coding sequence ATGGCTGGTCTCGAATCGAAGTGGATAGTGGGTTTGACGCTGGCGGCACTACTGAGCGGTTGTGGTGCGGAGAAACCGACCGAAAAAGAGCGGCCGCGGGTGCGCGTGCAGCACGTGCAGCCTCGCGATTTCGCCGCGCAAGTGACCCTCACCGGCGATGTGCAGGCGCGGGTGCAGACCGAGTTGTCGTTCCGCGTCGGCGGCAAGATCATCCAGCGCCTGGTGGATGTCGGCGACCGGGTCACGGCCAGGCAGGTACTGGCCCGGCTCGATCCGAAAGACCTGCAGACCAATGTCGATTCCGCCGCCGCCTCGGTGTTCGCCGAGCAGGCGCGGGTCAAGCAGACCAGCGCGGCCTTCGTCCGCCAGCAGAAACTCCTGCCCAAGGGCTACACCAGCCAGAGCGAATACGATGCCGCCCAGGCGGCGCTGCGCAGTAGCCAGAGCGCCTTGAGCGCGGCCCAGGCGCAGTTGGCCAACGCCCGCGAGCAACTGAGCTACACCGCGCTGATCGCCGACGCGCCAGGGGTGATCACCGCGCGCCAGGCCGAGGTCGGCCAGGTGGTGCAGGCCACGGTGCCGATTTACAGCCTGGCCCGCGACGGCGAGCGTGACGCCGTGTTCAACGTCTACGAGTCGCTGCTGGTGGCCCCGCCGAAGGAAGGCGCGATCACCGTCAGCCTGCTGGACAACCCGAACATCAAGACCACCGGCAAGGTGCGTGAAGTCACCCCGGTGGTGTCGGCGCAGAGCGGCACGGTGCAGGTCAAGGTGGCCCTCGACGGCCTGCCGGCGGGCATGGACCTGGGCTCGGTGGTCAGCGCCAGCGTCCACGCGGCCGGCCAGGCCAGTGTCGAGCTGCCCTGGGCGGCGCTGACCAAGAACCTCAACGAACCGGCCGTGTGGCTGGTGGGCGAGGACGGCAAGACCAGCCTGCACAGCGTCACGGTGGGGCGCTACCAGACCGGCAAGGTGATCATCAGCGACGGCCTCAAGGGCGGCGAAAAAGTGGTGATCGCCGGCGGCCAGTTGCTGCACCCGGGAATGCTCGTCGAGATCGTTCCCGAGACCGGCGCCCAAGGAGCCCAGCCATGA